A genomic region of Aspergillus oryzae RIB40 DNA, chromosome 1 contains the following coding sequences:
- a CDS encoding uncharacterized protein (predicted protein) gives MKSLQTEADTAQAEVEKLTAKIQELEQDNQSKDEEIATLSTRHQMLEEQVEETEILVREVKRLSNEDDIQAGHYERRAQALQADCDQWEAKYNDMAAKHAELQKNLDSLLGEMGEV, from the exons ATGAAGTCCCTCCAGACGGAGGCTGATACAGCACAAGCCGAAGTGGAAAAGCTCACGGCAAAAATCCAAGAACTTGAGCAGGATAACCAaagcaaggatgaagaaattgcTACGCTCTCGACCCGTCATCAAATGCTTGAGGAGCAGGTCGAAGAGACTGAGATCCTAGTTCGCGAGGTAAAAAGATT ATCcaacgaggatgatattCAGGCCGGTCATTATGAGCGTCGTGCCCAGGCACTTCAGGCCGATTGCGACCAGTGGGAGGCCAAGTATAATGACATGGCAGCAAAACATGCCGAGCTTCAGAAGAACCTCGATAGCTTGCTTGGCGAGATGGGAGAAGTATAA
- a CDS encoding uncharacterized protein (predicted protein), producing the protein MRQIFILIALFLAGFAASQGAAGSAQAGIPGSYPESPPQSRPQSPPQSPPSSPKPGPKADTGKPQPALSLKAELEKRCREISIHEAPRDDYRGSMYAFVDTICDDDPKNYPKHYQDADHRDPHKPKELKSTVNLGRCLGWDKKNGGFIKEIDYKRGTKDGENNLSCWCQYGKGERVQDPIRKKMAIKMEFDLGEPPCTTDHIITLN; encoded by the exons ATGCGACAGATATTCATTCTAATCGCTCTTTTCCTAGCAGGATTCGCGGCTTCTCAAGGCGCAGCAGGGTCCGCCCAGGCAGGCATTCCAGGAAGCTATCCAGAAAGCCCTCCACAAAGCCGTCCACAAAGTCCCCCGCAAAGCCCTCCAAGTAGCCCTAAACCAGGTCCTAAAGCCGACACTGGCAAACCCCAGCCCGCGCTTTCTCTGAAGGCAGAATTGGAAAAGAGATGTCGTGAGATTAGCATACATGAAGCACCTCGCGATGATTACAGGGGGAGTATGTACGCTTTCGTGGATACCATCTGCGATGATGACCCGAAGAACTATCCGAAGCACTATCAGGACGCCGATCATAGAGACCCACATAAGCCAAAAGAGCTGAAATCGACCGTCAATTTGGGCAGGTGTCTTGGTTGGGATAAGAAGAATGGAGGGTTTATCAAAGAGATTGA CTACAAGCGAGGTACCAAAGATGGCGAGAATAATTTGTCATGTTGGTGTCAGTACGGTAAAGGTGAAAGGGTACAGGACCCgatcagaaagaaaatggctATTAAGATGGAGTTTGACTTAGGCGAGCCCCCTTGCACCACTGATCATATAATTACTCTTAACTAA
- a CDS encoding uncharacterized protein (predicted protein) — protein MLRRIQSLASIILLLSLICPVYSANGFVGYGVSMYKPPCAHACRSSITNPLNCSTNSNDDMGITWIIEKSPEPHCYATNDAFLQTLAYCIYSHCRTESNSTLQRYWEMNVAGSEKDQPLPNQAYQQALQNIGFRPNITANASTALESASLVSEELYKLNWRTLTVFEEVEATHEKFG, from the coding sequence ATGCTCCGTCGTATCCAATCTCTCGCATCTATCATTCTGTTGCTATCACTTATCTGCCCAGTATATTCAGCAAATGGGTTTGTGGGATATGGGGTATCCATGTACAAACCTCCTTGTGCACATGCCTGCCGCTCATCGATCACAAACCCCTTGAACTGCTCTACGAACTCAAATGATGACATGGGCATAACATGGATTATCGAAAAGTCTCCAGAGCCACACTGCTATGCCACAAACGATGCCTTCTTGCAGACCCTGGCGTACTGCATATACTCCCATTGTCGGACAGAGTCCAACTCTACACTGCAAAGATACTGGGAGATGAATGTTGCTGGCAGTGAAAAAGACCAACCATTGCCCAACCAGGCTTATCAACAGGCTCTGCAAAATATTGGGTTTAGGCCTAACATCACGGCGAATGCATCCACGGCGTTAGAGTCAGCCTCACTCGTGTCTGAAGAGTTGTACAAACTCAATTGGCGCACGCTGACGGTTTTTGAGGAAGTGGAAGCAACACATGAGAAATTTGGGTGA
- a CDS encoding tellurite-resistance/dicarboxylate transporter family protein (predicted protein), translated as MNPKYQKNRKASIRKRLCQVTWGWYSISMATGGIAVLLYNTPHQFTGLETIGKIVYVFNLVLFLSISLCLSFRFLTKSSALKESFQHSNETHFVGTCLLAFATIIIGAESYGTSACGPWLQVALRIVFWIYVAISIIEAIFHNWYLYHHSMASEQPFALVRLLPSFPAMLSGTIASVIASNQPQKHALPIIIGGTTLQGFGFLMSLFIYGEYFYRLNKSGLPKPSERPEMFIAVGPWSFTALALIGMANAAVEKFPVRYIISYADSSHSETVTVTTGDIALVIAALAGIFLWTIAFFCLCIAIASVLALCKAFGGAGAPGMSLPYWSMVFPNTGFVIATIRIGQVLQSEAVLWVASAMTILQVAIWLIASVATIWAVWTRRMLWPEDAEKEEGEKEC; from the coding sequence ATGAACCCTAAATATCAGAAAAACCGAAAGGCATCCATCAGAAAGCGGCTATGTCAGGTCACCTGGGGCTGGTACTCAATATCCATGGCTACGGGTGGTATTGCGGTTCTCCTTTATAACACACCTCATCAATTCACCGGCCTCGAAACTATCGGAAAGATTGTATACGTCTTCAATTtggttcttttcctctcaATTTCTCTTTGCCTGAGCTTTCGCTTCCTCACCAAGTCATCCGCCCTAAAAGAATCCTTCCAGCACTCGAACGAGACCCACTTTGTAGGAACCTGCCTTCTAGCTTTTGCGACTATCATCATTGGAGCTGAGAGTTACGGTACAAGTGCTTGCGGACCATGGCTCCAAGTCGCTCTACGCATCGTCTTTTGGATCTATGTCGCTATCTCCATCATTGAGGCTATCTTCCACAATTGGTATCTGTACCACCACAGCATGGCCAGTGAGCAGCCATTTGCACTGGTAAGACTACTACCCTCCTTTCCAGCCATGCTTTCCGGTACGATTGCGTCGGTTATCGCCTCCAACCAGCCCCAAAAGCACGCCTTGCCTATTATCATTGGCGGCACGACATTACAAGGGTTCGGGTTCCTGATGTCCCTGTTTATCTACGGAGAATACTTCTACCGCTTGAACAAAAGCGGCCTCCCGAAGCCATCTGAGCGACCGGAAATGTTCATCGCCGTGGGTCCATGGAGCTTCACAGCTCTTGCCCTGATCGGGATGGCGAATGCGGCGGTGGAAAAGTTTCCGGTcagatatattatatcttATGCGGATTCTTCTCACAGTGAAACTGTCACTGTGACTACCGGGGACATTGCACTGGTTATTGCCGCCTTGGCGGGGATCTTCTTGTGGACGATCGCgttcttctgtctttgcATCGCAATAGCCAGCGTGTTGGCACTCTGTAAGGCTTTTGGAGGTGCTGGTGCACCTGGCATGTCGCTTCCGTATTGGAGTATGGTGTTCCCGAATACCGGGTTCGTGATTGCGACGATAAGGATTGGACAGGTACTGCAATCTGAAGCGGTGTTGTGGGTTGCTTCTGCTATGACTATCTTGCAGGTGGCAATATGGCTGATTGCAAGCGTGGCAACTATATGGGCTGTCTGGACACGGCGGATGTTGTGGCCTGAAGatgcagagaaagaggaaggggagaaggaaTGTTAG
- a CDS encoding uncharacterized protein (predicted protein), whose product MSFLRNFFGTSATAAKDDQNTPIRALPASWYTSQAMYQLERRSIFSRKWLLTTHKARVPNPGDWVQYDAAGYEFVVMKDHQGNVKACHSSDLAPVHTHIDRNGFVWVNLDASATPEVAWKDDFEGVDEQPRFQHYNFDEYNFDHTWDMEGDFNWKILADNYNECYHCQVAHPDIPTIADLNSYYVKTKDGHIQHYGAQRQDQIDKGFRIATTYFWPNASFNISPHFFFMQRFTPMSPTKSVMRYEVYRHKDASDEEFNLISDMYKRIMSEDKYLCIHTQKNLNAGVFVNGQLHPEMEKGPLHFQKTVREVVTEHNKKEDAAGHEIWPAQRSAPQDSTVSQDTFSFPTPVDSYTEKDDLKDSLNANLATAIAV is encoded by the exons ATGTCTTTCTTGAGGAACTTCTTTGGTACCTCCGCTACGGCGGCGAAGGACGACCAGAACACGCCTATCCGTGCTCTTCCCGCCTCCTGGTACACCTCCCAAGCTATGTACCAGCTTGAACGACGATCTATCTTCTCCCGCAAGTGGCTTCTCACCACCCACAAGGCCCGCGTTCCCAACCCTGGCGACTGGGTCCAGTATGACGCCGCTGGCTACGAATTCGTTGTCATGaaagaccaccaaggaaatGTCAAGGCTTGCCACAGCAGCGATCTCGCTCCCGTTCACACTCACATTGACCGAAACGGCTTCGTCTGGGTCAACCTGGATGCTAGCGCGACCCCAGAGGTAGCTTGGAAGGACGACTTCGAGGGAGTCGATGAGCAGCCTCGCTTCCAGCACTACAACTTCGATGAGTACAACTTCGACCACACATGGGACATGGAAGGCGACTTCAACTGGAAGATTCTCGCCGATAACTACAATGAGTGCTACCACTGCCAAGTCGCTCACCCCGATATCCCTACCATCGCCGATCTCAACTCCTACTATGTCAAGACCAAAGATGGCCATATCCAGCACTACGGTGCCCAACGACAAGATCAGATTGATAAGGGCTTCCGCATTGCTACCACCTACTTCTGGCCCAACGCCTCGTTCAACATCTC CCcacacttcttcttcatgcAACGATTTACCCCTATGAGCCCCACCAAGTCGGTCATGCGCTACGAAGTCTATCGGCACAAGGACGCCAGCGATGAGGAATTCAACCTTATCAGCGACATGTACAAACGAATCATGTCCGAGGACAAATACCTCTGCATCCACACGCAGAAGAACCTGAACGCCGGCGTCTTCGTCAACGGCCAGCTCCAcccggagatggagaagggcCCTCTTCACTTCCAGAAGACTGTACGGGAGGTTGTCACAGAACacaacaagaaggaagacgcCGCTGGCCACGAGATCTGGCCCGCTCAGCGAAGTGCTCCCCAGGATTCTACCGTCAGCCAAGAcaccttctctttccccacaCCTGTTGACAGCTACACTGAGAAGGACGACTTGAAGGACAGTCTCAATGCCAATCTTGCCACAGCAATCGCTGTCTAG
- a CDS encoding ferric reductase family protein (ferric reductase, NADH/NADPH oxidase and related proteins), with amino-acid sequence MPTRGQALFIAYLIFINVVLCAVGFNSADPSAWYTSNHLEILTYVSNRAGILSFANIPLLVLYSSRNNILLWLTNWSHSTFLLLHRWIAAICVIEACLHSAIYLHIYSAQGEHSSESQRAYWYWGIVATLAMVLIVPGSMLQVRRRFYEFFLAWHVIFFLLAMVGCCLHIYYRYDFQWGYENWIYMALAIWGFERGMRILRFARHGIRTAQVSIVDDEYIKLEIPGIAADGDVYLYFPTLTWRVWENHPFSVMTDVCQGTDTGLSTTRITTDKDRLPISWTEKGESLDKMSLAEISNAPCQRGLVFYIRTQSGITKYLRGTKSKFPVLVESSYHPVVLSKPNPSGMTNIIAIAGGVGVTASAPILMRHEGWHRLFWAVRSKPLADSVAASLGADRFNRLNAVVFQDNRMDISRILQEEVSRCVGTEVAVIVSGPARMADEKFMFDYTDFVLSSECFYSIKAGMSG; translated from the exons ATGCCCACGAGAGGACAGGCGCTGTTCATCGCCTATCTCATATTTATCAACGTGGTTTTATGCGCGGTAGGCTTCAACTCAGCTGACCCAAGTGCATGGTACACTTCCAATCATCTCGAGATCCTCACCTACGTCAGTAACCGCGCTGGGATCCTGAGCTTTGCAAACATTCCACTGCTGGTTCTCTATTCCAGTCGTAACAATATCCTACTCTGGTTAACCAACTGGTCCCACTCCACCTTCCTGCTTCTCCACCGCTGGATTGCTGCAATTTGCGTTATCGAAGCCTGCCTCCACTCCGCCATATACTTGCATATATACAGCGCACAAGGTGAACACTCCAGCGAAAGTCAGCGCGCATACTGGTACTGGGGTATTGTCGCGACGCTGGCGATGGTTCTTATCGTCCCAGGTTCAATGCTACAAGTTCGCCGACGGTTTTATGAGTTTTTTCTTGCCTGGCATGtgatattctttttgttagCGATGGTCGGGTGTTGCTTACACATTTACTACCGATATGACTTTCAATGGGGATACGAGAACTGGATATACATGGCCTTGGCAATATGGGGGTTTGAACGCGGAATGCGCATTCTGCGGTTTGCGAGACATGGAATCCGCACCGCTCAGGTGTCTATCGTGGATGATGAATATATTAAGTTGGAGATCCCAGGGATCGCGGCCGACGGTGATGTATACCTTTACTTCCCGACCTTGACATGGCGAGTCTGGGAGAATCACCCTTTCTCAGTAATGACGGATGTCTGTCAAGGTACCGATACGGGGTTGTCGACAACCAGAATCACGACCGATAAGGACAGACTTCCTATATCTTGGACtgagaagggagagagtCTGGACAAGATGTCCCTTGCCGAGATATCTAATGCACCATGCCAACGAGGGTTGGTGTTCTATATTCGAACTCAGTCGGGCATCACCAAATATCTCCGCGGCACCAAATCAAAGTTCCCAGTTCTTGTTGAGTCTTCGTACCATCCAGTGGTCCTTTCAAAGCCTAATCCCTCGGGCATGACCAATATTATTGCGATCGCAGGGGGCGTTGGGGTAACAGCGTCAGCGCCCATATTGATGCGCCACGAGGGATGGCATAGGTTGTTCTGGGCAGTACGCAGTAAGCCCTTGGCTGATTCTGTGGCAGCGTCGCTTGGTGCCGATCGATTCAATCGATTGAATGCTGTGGTATTCCAAGATAATCGTATGGATATTTCTCGCATTCTCCAGGAGGAAGTCTCCAGGTGTGTGGGAACAGAGGTCGCTGTGATTGTCAGTGGTCCAGCAAGAATGGCGGACGAG AAATTCATGTTTGATTATACCGATTTCGT ACTCTCAAGCGAGTGTTTTT ACTCTATCAAAGCAGGGATGAGTGGCTAA
- a CDS encoding uncharacterized protein (predicted protein), with amino-acid sequence MALDEYTNLMQQAEALMDKWSTALHRFEESRGSRLTYRDSIGLKILRIYQCWRLVMLDRTKSEATDLKSWDKYNSTFQLIVSLAEAVINTADSDAPLSSTSSVPSGTFNEDRRPSFSLDMGIICPLYDVATLCRDPSIRRQAVKVLRSASRQEGLLNSHLCAIVAERVIELEETAALQGGIDDQKCLASVATHPLGPEPSSQAEASSQHITRSSEVPHAARFIYAYPNFDPLYKQAFLTLAVDQAGERHTKIPLPAVTAMLDME; translated from the coding sequence ATGGCTTTGGACGAGTATACCAATCTCATGCAGCAAGCCGAAGCTCTTATGGATAAGTGGTCGACCGCTCTGCATCGTTTCGAGGAGTCGCGAGGTTCTCGGCTCACCTATAGGGACTCCATCGGTTTGAAGATCTTACGAATCTATCAATGCTGGCGACTTGTAATGTTAGATCGGACAAAGAGTGAAGCCACGGATCTTAAGTCGTGGGATAAGTATAACTCCACATTTCAGCTGATTGTCTCGTTGGCAGAGGCGGTGATCAACACGGCCGATAGCGATGCTCCCCTATCCTCGACCTCTTCGGTGCCTTCTGGTACCTTTAACGAAGATCGGAggccttctttctccctggATATGGGGATTATATGTCCCCTCTACGATGTGGCCACGCTATGTCGTGATCCTTCAATCCGCCGGCAGGCCGTCAAGGTACTGCGGTCCGCTTctcgccaagaaggtctGCTAAATAGTCACTTGTGCGCTATAGTCGCAGAACGAGTGATCGAGCTGGAAGAGACAGCCGCCTTACAAGGCGGTATAGACGATCAGAAGTGTCTCGCGTCCGTCGCAACACATCCGTTGGGTCCGGAGCCAAGCAGTCAAGCAGAAGCTTCTAGCCAGCACATCACGAGATCGTCCGAGGTGCCTCATGCTGCGCGTTTCATCTATGCTTACCCCAATTTTGACCCTCTCTATAAACAGGCCTTTCTGACCCTGGCTGTTGATCAGGCTGGAGAAAGGCATACCAAGATTCCTTTACCAGCCGTGACTGCTATGCTAGATATGGAATAG
- a CDS encoding uncharacterized protein (predicted protein), whose amino-acid sequence MSQKVIRLSGPRTSVRNLSFAYIRNFSQFSDGNSREIFSWNVASIARALRLSPSANHEWDELLAAHHVTHFMGILVRLGIQYIKHNRASLWSIEAALCGLGCSVFLDKWLRAFRTPTGPKSLTDQEHLLIAWTRDIVRDGSISINAVCPDLSSERPEDLVNYTIEVWCHIMQGDSPWPFINTPYRNSLSMMKDIRTPSRLALRPLHVRNTL is encoded by the exons ATGTCCCAGAAAGTTATCCGCCTCAGTGGCCCAAGGACATCGGTTCGCAATCTCAGCTTTGCTTACATTCGGAACTTTTCCCAATTCTCCGACGGCAATTCTCGAGAGATATTCTCTTGGAATGTTGCTTCTATCGCCCGTGCTCTCCGTTTATCGCCATCTGCAAACCACGAATGGGATGAACTATTGGCGGCCCATCATGTGACTCATTTCATGGGTATATTGGTCAGGCTTGGTATACAGTATATCAAACACAATCGAGCATCGCTATGGAGCATTGAGGCTGCGTTATGTGGGTTGGGATGTTCCGTTTTCCTCGACAAGTGGCTTCGAGCATTTCGTACACCCACCGGTCCTAAGTCTTTAACAG ACCAAGAACATTTGCTCATTGCATGGACTCGAGATATCGTCCGCGACGGCTCAATATCTATCAACGCTGTTTGCCCTGATCTTTCCTCAGAACGGCCTGAAGATTTAGTCAACTACACTATCGAGGTTTGGTGTCATATCATGCAGGGCGATTCTCCCTGGCCGTTTATTA ATACCCCATACCGTAACTCATTGAGCATGATGAAAGATATCCGGACACCCAGTCGGCTGGCCCTCAGACCTCTTCATGTGCGTAACACCCTTTAG
- a CDS encoding uncharacterized protein (predicted protein) → MPWQAQVCTFCQKQYVHKTGLRDHLSCYTGDVRIPADGIHDVLKIEKILDGGNRRHCQYRCPVCSKTINGRYNFIEHVVYSKHHDVLNGDFQKGTIRRYRHQGWPFQFEKKTVKVWQRKGKFPFLRLPFGL, encoded by the coding sequence ATGCCCTGGCAAGCCCAGGTCTGTACCTTCTGCCAAAAGCAATATGTACACAAGACCGGCCTCCGTGACCATTTGAGCTGCTACACAGGGGATGTGCGAATACCCGCCGATGGAATCCACGACGtcttgaagattgagaaaATTCTCGACGGGGGAAATAGGAGACACTGCCAGTATCGATGCCCAGTCTGCTCCAAGACCATCAACGGGCGATACAATTTCATTGAACATGTTGTTTATTCAAAGCACCACGATGTTCTAAATGGTGATTTCCAGAAAGGCACTATCAGACGATACCGGCATCAAGGATGGCCATTCCAatttgaaaagaaaacggtCAAAGTCTGGCAGCGGAAGGGAAagtttccttttcttcgacttcctTTCGGTCTGTGA
- a CDS encoding uncharacterized protein (predicted protein), with the protein MDERHRPLRRNGFEVAIICALPLEANAVLCSLDEIWHDAHNTYGRAVGDDNAYDYGRSGGHSVVVVTLPGMGKVPASTAASYLRMSFSSIKLVLLVGVCGAVPRTDRTEIILGDVVISQSIVELDRGRQYPNGFKRKDTILDSHGRPNEDILGLLQRWKATLHLKNLQKKTTENLKTLLQHPDSEARYPGATEDKLFERDLQYSSGTRLTACDELQCDESKLVPRTRLRERDTDGEIPTPLIHFGLIGTADTVQKSAAHRDKHAESEGVIAFEMEGAGVWNKFNCLIIKGVCDYADSHKNKNWQNYAAAVAASVAKEILGQYVSHDQPSQPGTPNDSSGYFTQHSMISRGRATKRFREGLAKEQLDTFKATDLRALKKELKKIQDEQEQSHSLRNLRRLERFIQATEQIGTVLEDILGTSEEMCLVWGPVKALLQVAKGNVDLFDTLLEAYEYIGSELPNLGVYRELFKHHVGLQRILARVFALILEFHENTLRLYSGRALRTVFRPLWKDFETTLFDVIVRETGSHRIMIEDKTMALYSHPGHCTMDAQEVRDHLESTSNNMRLSKQEHQKAREKMYDEVRCWIAGAAGVSGVEDVADVVGAETESDHNNICRDRGFYPGSGSWILENEKVKKWLSPEPEQSSNSMLWINGRPGTGKTYLASVVIETCLEDSSSVTCYFYCKEKVKSRNSAIAVLRGILLQLARQHRELIPYCYAKIKSSGSLMLSDLSTANDGVDECEEQRKDLIDIFRILVRKNEIYAKGKLRVLFLSRPMNEVKNALPEAEMLALEPDHNRQDIQKYCERRKREFQKFGFDNEYLKDVVQIICTRADGMFLFAKLVMNNLKEQPTREDFRIETTAAILPSEIDQACVASFYQRPLPSH; encoded by the exons ATGGATGAGCGACATCGTCCTCTGCGTCGAAATGGCTTTGAAGTTGCAATCATTTGCGCTCTACCACTGGAAGCTAACGCTGTTCTTTGCTCATTAGACGAGATCTGGCATGATGCTCACAATACGTATGGGAGGGCTGTGGGGGACGACAACGCCTACGATTATGGAAGAAGTGGCGGGCACAGCGTGGTTGTCGTTACTTTACCTGGAATGGGAAAGGTGCCGGCATCCACTGCAGCTAGCTATCTCAGGATGAGCTTCAGTTCAATCAAGCTTGTACTGCTGGTCGGAGTCTGCGGTGCAGTCCCCCGTACCGACCGCACGGAGATTATCCTCGGCGACGTGGTTATCAGCCAGAGTATTGTAGAGTTGGATCGTGGTCGTCAGTACCCTAACGGCTTTAAAAGAAAGGACACCATCCTGGACTCTCACGGGCGTCCTAATGAAGACATCTTGGGACTGCTGCAACGTTGGAAAGCAACCTTGCACCTGAAAAATctacaaaagaaaacaacggAAAATCTCAAGACCCTTCTACAGCACCCAGATTCCGAGGCACGGTACCCCGGTGCAACTGAGGACAAGCTCTTTGAACGGGATCTGCAATATTCCAGCGGCACCAGACTCA CTGCCTGTGACGAGCTTCAATGCGATGAGAGCAAATTAGTACCGCGTACTCGGTTACGCGAAAGAGATACAGACGGCGAGATCCCGACTCCGCTGATACACTTTGGCTTGATCGGCACTGCGGACACGGTTCAGAAGTCAGCGGCGCACAGGGACAAGCATGCAGAGTCAGAGGGTGTGATAGCGTTCGAGATGGAGGGGGCTGGGGTCTGGAACAAGTTCAATTGTCTGATAATCAAGGGTGTGTGTGACTACGCCGACAGTCATAAAAACAAGAATTGGCAGAACTATGCAGCTGCTGTGGCTGCGTCAGTTGCAAAGGAGATTTTGGGGCAGTACGTATCTCACGACCAACCATCACAGCCGGGAACACCGAATG ATAGCTCCGGATATTTTACACAACATTCCATGATTTCTCGTGGTCG GGCCACAAAGCGATTTAGAGAGGGCCTGGCAAAGGAGCAGTTGGACACCTTCAAGGCCACAGACCTTCGtgccttgaagaaagagctgaagaagatccaggaTGAACAGGAGCAATCGCACTCATTGAGAAATCTTCGGCGGCTTGAGCGCTTTATTCAAGCCACTGAACAGATTGGGACcgttcttgaagatatccTAGGTACTAGCGAGGAGATGTGTCTCGTTTGGGGTCCGGTAAAGGCGTTACTGCAG GTAGCAAAAGGTAACGTGGATTTATTCGACACGCTTCTGGAAGCCTACGAATATATTGGTAGTGAACTGCCAAACCTTGGCGTCTACCGGGAGTTGTTTAAGCATCATGTAGGCTTGCAACGGATACTGGCAAGAGTATTTGCCCTTATCTTGGAATTTCATGAGAATACGTTGAGATTATATTCCGGGAGAG CCCTAAGAACTGTATTTCGGCCACTCTGGAAGGACTTCGAAACAACGCtatttgatgtcattgtgCGGGAAACCGGCTCCCATAGGATAATGATCGAAGATAAGACAATGGCCTTATACAGCCACCCGGGACACTGTACGATGGATGCGCAAGAAGTCCGAGACCACCTCGAAAGCACAAGCAACAACATGCGCTTATCCAAGCAGGAGCATCAAAAGGCACGAGAGAAGATGTACGATGAGGTCAGATGCTGGATTGCAGGCGCTGCAGGGGTTTCCGGCGTCGAAGACGTTGCAGACGTCGTAGGTGCTGAGACCGAGAGTGATCATAACAACATCTGTCGTGACCGAGGCTTTTACCCTGGTAGCGGTAGCTGGATTctggagaacgagaaggtcAAAAAATGGCTATCACCAGAGCCGGAGCAGTCGTCTAATTCTATGCTATGGATTAATGGGCGTCCAGGAACAG GTAAAACATATTTAGCATCGGTCGTCATTGAGACCTGTCTGGAGGACTCCTCGTCGGTTACATGCTACTTTTACTGCAAGGAAAAGGTGAAGTCGAGAAACTCTGCGATTGCGGTACTCCGTGGTATTCTCTTGCAACTTGCGCGTCAGCACCGCGAATTGATCCCTTATTGCTATGCGAAGATCAAGAGTTCCGGTAGCCTCATGTTATCGGATCTATCCACGGCAAATG ACGGTGTTGACGAGTGCGAAGAGCAGAGAAAGGATTTGATCGACATATTTAGAATTCTGGTCAGAAAAAACGAAATCTATGCGAAAGGGAAACTTCGTGTCCTTTTTCTAAGTCGGCCCATGAATGAAGTCAAAAACGCCCTACCGGAGGCTGAGATGCTTGCTCTGGAACCGGACCACAACAGGCAAGACATCCAAAAGTATTGTGAGCGCAGAAAACGCGAGTTTCAGAAATTTGGGTTTGACAATGAGTACCTGAAGGATGTTGTACAGATAATATGTACAAGGGCTGATG GGATGTTCCTGTTTGCTAAGCTGGTCATGAACAACTTAAAAGAACAGCCAACCAGGGAAGACTTTCGTATTGAGACCACCGCTGCGATATTGCCCAGTGAGATTGACCAAGCGTGCGTGGCCTCCTTTTACCAGCGTCCGCTGCCTAGTCATTGA